A region of Chelonia mydas isolate rCheMyd1 chromosome 7, rCheMyd1.pri.v2, whole genome shotgun sequence DNA encodes the following proteins:
- the LOC102946634 gene encoding hyaluronidase-4 isoform X1 translates to MGRRQSGVEQTAVRPSLGRFLAWSSPAFRLHRCPVHRTMLLLLLLCPELPRGHNLKPSLPPIVPDRPFLVAWNAPTARCWTSYEVPLSVASFSLLVNAQEDFTGGNVTIFYYDQLGLYPYYLNTTTPPVAVNGGCPQNASLLDHLDKMASDIAATMPSASFAGLSVIDWENWRPQWIRNWDKKNVYRAMSAHLVRQRNPRWPDEQVELEAKWEFETAAARFMVETLKLAQLLRPGGWWGYYLFPECYNYHYWDDFENFTGGCPQVEVQRNNKLLWLWEQSKALYPSIYMEEVLRASPQGKKFVQAKLSEALRVAQLPSANHSLPVFAYARPFYSYTLKELTQTDLVYTIGQAAAMGAHGIVLWGGVEYSRNQPNCVKIQKYLTGTLGPYIINVTTATKLCSQFVCNNHGRCLRRKMDSDSYLHLDASSFQIRVDTATHGPHVSVKGALTTQQRDRMKQEFTCHCYQGWSGEHCHSRGQSNRLWAWDLCIPMVVMSAIWTWGM, encoded by the exons CGGAGTGGAGCAAACTGCCGTGAGGCCCAGCTTGGGCAGGTTCCTGGCATGGAGCTCACCGGCCTTCAGGCTACATAGGTGCCCCGTGCACCGCaccatgttgctgctgctgctcctgtgccCCGAGCTGCCCAGGGGTCATAACCTAAAGCCATCCTTgccccccattgtgccagacCGGCCCTTTCTGGTGGCCTGGAATGCGCCAACGGCTCGGTGCTGGACTTCCTATGAGGTGCCCCTCAGCGTGGCCTCCTTCAGCCTCCTGGTGAACGCGCAGGAAGACTTCACAGGCGGCAACGTCACCATCTTCTACTATGACCAGCTGGGTCTGTACCCCTACTACCTGAACACCACCACGCCACCCGTGGCCGTCAATGGCGGCTGTCCCCAGAACGCCAGCCTGCTGGACCACCTGGACAAGATGGCCAGCGACATCGCCGCCACCATGCCCTCGGCCTCCTTCGCTGGCCTGTCCGTGATCGACTGGGAGAACTGGAGGCCCCAGTGGATCCGGAACTGGGACAAGAAGAACGTCTACCGGGCCATGTCCGCCCATCTGGTGAGGCAAAGGAACCCACGCTGGCCCGACGAGCAGGTGGAGCTGGAGGCTAAGTGGGAGTTCGAGACGGCTGCGGCCAGGTTCATGGTGGAGACCCTCAAGCTGGCGCAGTTGCTGCGCCCCGGCGGCTGGTGGGGCTACTACCTCTTCCCTGAATGCTACAACTACCACTACTGGGATGACTTTGAGAACTTCACTGGGGGCTGCCCCCAGGTGGAGGTGCAGCGCAACAACAAGCTGCTGTGGCTGTGGGAGCAGAGCAAGGCGCTCTACCCCTCCATCTACATGGAGGAGGTACTGAGAGCCTCCCCGCAGGGCAAGAAGTTTGTGCAGGCCAAGCTAAGTGAAGCTCTACGTGTGGCTCAGCTGCCCTCTGCCAATCACTCCCTGCCTGTCTTCGCGTACGCCCGGCCCTTCTACAGCTATACCCTGAAGGAGCTAACCCAG ACAGACCTGGTGTACACGATCGGGCAGGCAGCAGCCATGGGGGCTCACGGGATTGTCCTCTGGGGAGGTGTGGAATATTCTCGCAACCAG CCCAACTGTGTAAAGATCCAGAAATACCTGACTGGCACCTTAGGCCCTTACATCATCAATGTGACCACGGCAACCAAACTCTGCAGCCAGTTTGTCTGCAACAACCATGGCCGCTGCCTTCGCAGGAAGATGGATTCGGACAGCTACCTGCACCTGGACGCGAGCTCCTTCCAGATCCGAGTGGACACAGCCACCCACGGACCGCACGTGTCCGTGAAAGGAGCCCTCACCACCCAACAGAGGGACAGGATGAAACAAGAGTTCACATGTCACTGCTaccagggctggagtggggaacACTGCCATTCCCGGGGGCAGAGCAACCGGCTCTGGGCATGGGACCTGTGCATCCCTATGGTGGTGATGTCTGCAATATGGACGTGGGGCATGTGA
- the LOC102946634 gene encoding hyaluronidase-4 isoform X2 codes for MGGVEQTAVRPSLGRFLAWSSPAFRLHRCPVHRTMLLLLLLCPELPRGHNLKPSLPPIVPDRPFLVAWNAPTARCWTSYEVPLSVASFSLLVNAQEDFTGGNVTIFYYDQLGLYPYYLNTTTPPVAVNGGCPQNASLLDHLDKMASDIAATMPSASFAGLSVIDWENWRPQWIRNWDKKNVYRAMSAHLVRQRNPRWPDEQVELEAKWEFETAAARFMVETLKLAQLLRPGGWWGYYLFPECYNYHYWDDFENFTGGCPQVEVQRNNKLLWLWEQSKALYPSIYMEEVLRASPQGKKFVQAKLSEALRVAQLPSANHSLPVFAYARPFYSYTLKELTQTDLVYTIGQAAAMGAHGIVLWGGVEYSRNQPNCVKIQKYLTGTLGPYIINVTTATKLCSQFVCNNHGRCLRRKMDSDSYLHLDASSFQIRVDTATHGPHVSVKGALTTQQRDRMKQEFTCHCYQGWSGEHCHSRGQSNRLWAWDLCIPMVVMSAIWTWGM; via the exons CGGAGTGGAGCAAACTGCCGTGAGGCCCAGCTTGGGCAGGTTCCTGGCATGGAGCTCACCGGCCTTCAGGCTACATAGGTGCCCCGTGCACCGCaccatgttgctgctgctgctcctgtgccCCGAGCTGCCCAGGGGTCATAACCTAAAGCCATCCTTgccccccattgtgccagacCGGCCCTTTCTGGTGGCCTGGAATGCGCCAACGGCTCGGTGCTGGACTTCCTATGAGGTGCCCCTCAGCGTGGCCTCCTTCAGCCTCCTGGTGAACGCGCAGGAAGACTTCACAGGCGGCAACGTCACCATCTTCTACTATGACCAGCTGGGTCTGTACCCCTACTACCTGAACACCACCACGCCACCCGTGGCCGTCAATGGCGGCTGTCCCCAGAACGCCAGCCTGCTGGACCACCTGGACAAGATGGCCAGCGACATCGCCGCCACCATGCCCTCGGCCTCCTTCGCTGGCCTGTCCGTGATCGACTGGGAGAACTGGAGGCCCCAGTGGATCCGGAACTGGGACAAGAAGAACGTCTACCGGGCCATGTCCGCCCATCTGGTGAGGCAAAGGAACCCACGCTGGCCCGACGAGCAGGTGGAGCTGGAGGCTAAGTGGGAGTTCGAGACGGCTGCGGCCAGGTTCATGGTGGAGACCCTCAAGCTGGCGCAGTTGCTGCGCCCCGGCGGCTGGTGGGGCTACTACCTCTTCCCTGAATGCTACAACTACCACTACTGGGATGACTTTGAGAACTTCACTGGGGGCTGCCCCCAGGTGGAGGTGCAGCGCAACAACAAGCTGCTGTGGCTGTGGGAGCAGAGCAAGGCGCTCTACCCCTCCATCTACATGGAGGAGGTACTGAGAGCCTCCCCGCAGGGCAAGAAGTTTGTGCAGGCCAAGCTAAGTGAAGCTCTACGTGTGGCTCAGCTGCCCTCTGCCAATCACTCCCTGCCTGTCTTCGCGTACGCCCGGCCCTTCTACAGCTATACCCTGAAGGAGCTAACCCAG ACAGACCTGGTGTACACGATCGGGCAGGCAGCAGCCATGGGGGCTCACGGGATTGTCCTCTGGGGAGGTGTGGAATATTCTCGCAACCAG CCCAACTGTGTAAAGATCCAGAAATACCTGACTGGCACCTTAGGCCCTTACATCATCAATGTGACCACGGCAACCAAACTCTGCAGCCAGTTTGTCTGCAACAACCATGGCCGCTGCCTTCGCAGGAAGATGGATTCGGACAGCTACCTGCACCTGGACGCGAGCTCCTTCCAGATCCGAGTGGACACAGCCACCCACGGACCGCACGTGTCCGTGAAAGGAGCCCTCACCACCCAACAGAGGGACAGGATGAAACAAGAGTTCACATGTCACTGCTaccagggctggagtggggaacACTGCCATTCCCGGGGGCAGAGCAACCGGCTCTGGGCATGGGACCTGTGCATCCCTATGGTGGTGATGTCTGCAATATGGACGTGGGGCATGTGA
- the LOC102946634 gene encoding hyaluronidase-4 isoform X3 — MLLLLLLCPELPRGHNLKPSLPPIVPDRPFLVAWNAPTARCWTSYEVPLSVASFSLLVNAQEDFTGGNVTIFYYDQLGLYPYYLNTTTPPVAVNGGCPQNASLLDHLDKMASDIAATMPSASFAGLSVIDWENWRPQWIRNWDKKNVYRAMSAHLVRQRNPRWPDEQVELEAKWEFETAAARFMVETLKLAQLLRPGGWWGYYLFPECYNYHYWDDFENFTGGCPQVEVQRNNKLLWLWEQSKALYPSIYMEEVLRASPQGKKFVQAKLSEALRVAQLPSANHSLPVFAYARPFYSYTLKELTQTDLVYTIGQAAAMGAHGIVLWGGVEYSRNQPNCVKIQKYLTGTLGPYIINVTTATKLCSQFVCNNHGRCLRRKMDSDSYLHLDASSFQIRVDTATHGPHVSVKGALTTQQRDRMKQEFTCHCYQGWSGEHCHSRGQSNRLWAWDLCIPMVVMSAIWTWGM; from the exons atgttgctgctgctgctcctgtgccCCGAGCTGCCCAGGGGTCATAACCTAAAGCCATCCTTgccccccattgtgccagacCGGCCCTTTCTGGTGGCCTGGAATGCGCCAACGGCTCGGTGCTGGACTTCCTATGAGGTGCCCCTCAGCGTGGCCTCCTTCAGCCTCCTGGTGAACGCGCAGGAAGACTTCACAGGCGGCAACGTCACCATCTTCTACTATGACCAGCTGGGTCTGTACCCCTACTACCTGAACACCACCACGCCACCCGTGGCCGTCAATGGCGGCTGTCCCCAGAACGCCAGCCTGCTGGACCACCTGGACAAGATGGCCAGCGACATCGCCGCCACCATGCCCTCGGCCTCCTTCGCTGGCCTGTCCGTGATCGACTGGGAGAACTGGAGGCCCCAGTGGATCCGGAACTGGGACAAGAAGAACGTCTACCGGGCCATGTCCGCCCATCTGGTGAGGCAAAGGAACCCACGCTGGCCCGACGAGCAGGTGGAGCTGGAGGCTAAGTGGGAGTTCGAGACGGCTGCGGCCAGGTTCATGGTGGAGACCCTCAAGCTGGCGCAGTTGCTGCGCCCCGGCGGCTGGTGGGGCTACTACCTCTTCCCTGAATGCTACAACTACCACTACTGGGATGACTTTGAGAACTTCACTGGGGGCTGCCCCCAGGTGGAGGTGCAGCGCAACAACAAGCTGCTGTGGCTGTGGGAGCAGAGCAAGGCGCTCTACCCCTCCATCTACATGGAGGAGGTACTGAGAGCCTCCCCGCAGGGCAAGAAGTTTGTGCAGGCCAAGCTAAGTGAAGCTCTACGTGTGGCTCAGCTGCCCTCTGCCAATCACTCCCTGCCTGTCTTCGCGTACGCCCGGCCCTTCTACAGCTATACCCTGAAGGAGCTAACCCAG ACAGACCTGGTGTACACGATCGGGCAGGCAGCAGCCATGGGGGCTCACGGGATTGTCCTCTGGGGAGGTGTGGAATATTCTCGCAACCAG CCCAACTGTGTAAAGATCCAGAAATACCTGACTGGCACCTTAGGCCCTTACATCATCAATGTGACCACGGCAACCAAACTCTGCAGCCAGTTTGTCTGCAACAACCATGGCCGCTGCCTTCGCAGGAAGATGGATTCGGACAGCTACCTGCACCTGGACGCGAGCTCCTTCCAGATCCGAGTGGACACAGCCACCCACGGACCGCACGTGTCCGTGAAAGGAGCCCTCACCACCCAACAGAGGGACAGGATGAAACAAGAGTTCACATGTCACTGCTaccagggctggagtggggaacACTGCCATTCCCGGGGGCAGAGCAACCGGCTCTGGGCATGGGACCTGTGCATCCCTATGGTGGTGATGTCTGCAATATGGACGTGGGGCATGTGA